The following DNA comes from Frankia casuarinae.
GGATGAAAGTAGTCGTCCGGCAGTCGCCGCGCGACGGCGTCCGCCGCGTCCCAGTACCTCCAAGCGTTCCCGATCTCGCCACGCCGCGCCGCCGTGTAGCCGCTCTCGAACTGCAACGCTCCCCACAGCGCCGCCACGTCGTCAGTGGCGTCATCGCTGGACAGGCTGTCCCGCAGTAGCGCCGTCGCCTGACTGGCCACGACGTCCGCTGCATCCCAGTCCCCGGCCTCACGATGCGCCTGTGTCATCAGCCAGGCTGCCACCCCGACCGCATGCAGGTCGTCCGAGTCCAGCGCGGTCGAGACACCACGTTCCGCCACCCGCCAGACTAGATCCTGTGCGGGCTGGTAGGACACGAAAAACTGCGTCAGCGCGTACACCTCCGCCAACACGGCCAGCGCCGCACGGCGCTGCGGACCGTCCGCCTCCGCGCGGGCAGTGCGTTGCGCGTCATCCAGAAGCCCGGGCAACAGCCCCCCGAGAACCTCCCGATGATTCGGCGCCGCATGCCTCGCCCTCCAGGCCCAGGTCACCCGCCCCCGTAGATCTGCAACCGAGGGCGCAGGCTGATCGGCGGCTGAGACCGGCAACCTGTTGACAGCAGCCCGCACAGCAGTGAGCCGATCATGCCCTGGGCCGGAGAACAACACCACCGGGATCGACTGACCACCCGTCAGTTCCGCAAGGTCACGCACCCTGAGTGCTTCCGCCAACCGAAGCAACATCGACAACTTCGGAGCAGCCAACCGACCCGTCTCCACCGCCTTCACCCACGACGCCGAGCGACCGACCAGCCCGCCCAGAACCTCCCGCGTCATCCCCCGCCGCGTGCGCAGAACCTTCAGCCGTCGACCGACGGACAGCGCGTCATCCGAACCCGTCCCGCCAACGATCGCCATACCAACTCCCTTCGCACGCAGCGAAAAACCCTTTGATGATGATCCTCGCTAATTATCTCTACGGTTTCAAGGCCGCCCCTCCGGGGCGGCAACCCCCACATCCTGACCAAGCCGGACGTCGAGGCCGAGGGCGCCGCACACGCCACGCCGAACAGGACCCCGGCCGGCCCGGCCGCGCACCGGGATGGGGCCCCGCCTCCCTCCGGTCGGCACCCCACCCGGGCGCGTCGGACCGGCCGCCCGTTCGTCGCGTCGGAGCGTCGCGGGTCCATTACCCCCGCGAGCGTGGGGACGAAAATACGCAACAGAGCGTGCGAATTTCAGGCTTTTTTTGAAGGGCGCCAGCGGCCGGCAGATCCACAGCCGCCGCACCAGTAAACGCAGCAGCCAGCACAAGACAGATCGCTTGAAAGATCGTCGGAGGCGCATCGTAGCCCGCGCATCCGGCCATAAGCGTGGCCAGAACGGCTAGAAAGCACCTTGCGACCGCACTTCGCGGAACGCGATCCCAAGGGCGCCGATACACCGGCTCATACTACAAGGCGCGAGCATCTGTCAGGCAAGAGCAACGGGGCGCCGCCCCGGACCCCGGCCCTTCCTCTGGAGGAGGGGGAGCCGCCGCCGGTCACCAGGAGCCGGGCGCGCGGGACCGCTGATCTCCTCCGCCGGGCGGACACCCGA
Coding sequences within:
- a CDS encoding helix-turn-helix domain-containing protein, coding for MAIVGGTGSDDALSVGRRLKVLRTRRGMTREVLGGLVGRSASWVKAVETGRLAAPKLSMLLRLAEALRVRDLAELTGGQSIPVVLFSGPGHDRLTAVRAAVNRLPVSAADQPAPSVADLRGRVTWAWRARHAAPNHREVLGGLLPGLLDDAQRTARAEADGPQRRAALAVLAEVYALTQFFVSYQPAQDLVWRVAERGVSTALDSDDLHAVGVAAWLMTQAHREAGDWDAADVVASQATALLRDSLSSDDATDDVAALWGALQFESGYTAARRGEIGNAWRYWDAADAVARRLPDDYFHPVTSFSQTVMHAHAVTVAVELRQSGEGVRQAERWRAAVIPSHPRQARHWIEQARAYQIDRKYDEALRLLDHAYDSAPETIRYNGHARRIILEELDARDGRRREQASELARKVGLLGV